In Sulfolobales archaeon, one DNA window encodes the following:
- the pgk gene encoding phosphoglycerate kinase: protein MRYVVDVNNLDIGGRKLLVRVDLNSPIDPETKKILDDSRIKFHSETVRELSKRGAGLVIISHQGRPGDKDFTDLSQHAELLSRYSGVSVRFIEDVIGPTALREIRDLKPGEVIMLDNIRFLSEELIEAPPEVQARTYLVRKLSPLIDYYVNDAFATAHRSQPSIVGFPPVVRSCAGPIMMREIRAISRISEETQPPRVFVLGGAKILDSLRVVENITRRRIADRILTSGLLGLVFQVAKGIRTSSKLTKFLESRGLLSLIPRARRMLMQGAPIETPIDYRVLRDNGEIANEPSYMISGSPLDIGDETVDMYISIMREANLIVMRGPAGYVEDPRFAVGTRKLVEAAVSSNAYVIIGGGHLNMFAGEISEESSGRIHVSSGGGALLEFLSGSDLPAISALEISYKKFWESESK, encoded by the coding sequence ATGAGGTATGTAGTAGATGTGAATAACCTAGATATTGGAGGTAGAAAACTTCTAGTGAGAGTTGATCTTAATTCACCTATAGATCCTGAGACGAAAAAGATTCTAGATGACTCAAGGATCAAATTTCACTCTGAGACTGTTAGAGAGTTATCAAAGAGAGGTGCAGGTCTCGTGATCATATCTCATCAAGGCAGACCTGGAGATAAGGATTTCACAGATCTTTCTCAACATGCAGAGCTTCTCTCAAGGTATAGTGGTGTTAGTGTTAGATTTATTGAAGATGTGATCGGTCCGACAGCTCTTAGAGAGATAAGAGATCTAAAGCCTGGAGAGGTTATAATGCTTGATAATATTAGATTCCTTTCAGAAGAGCTTATTGAAGCACCTCCAGAGGTTCAAGCTAGAACATATCTAGTTAGAAAGCTCTCTCCTCTGATAGATTACTATGTTAATGATGCATTTGCAACAGCTCATAGATCTCAGCCAAGCATAGTAGGCTTCCCACCCGTGGTTAGATCATGTGCAGGTCCTATTATGATGAGAGAGATCAGAGCTATCTCTAGGATTAGTGAGGAGACTCAGCCTCCTAGAGTTTTTGTTCTCGGAGGTGCTAAGATTCTTGATTCTCTCAGAGTAGTAGAGAATATAACTAGAAGAAGAATAGCTGATAGAATACTCACCTCAGGACTGCTGGGATTGGTATTTCAAGTTGCTAAAGGTATTAGAACAAGTTCTAAGCTTACTAAATTCCTAGAGAGCAGAGGTCTTCTATCACTCATACCAAGAGCCAGGAGAATGCTGATGCAAGGAGCTCCTATAGAGACTCCTATAGATTATAGAGTTCTTCGTGATAATGGTGAGATCGCGAACGAGCCTTCATACATGATCTCGGGATCTCCGCTTGACATAGGTGATGAAACTGTGGACATGTATATATCTATCATGAGAGAAGCTAATCTGATAGTTATGAGAGGTCCTGCAGGATATGTAGAGGATCCTAGATTTGCTGTGGGAACTAGAAAACTTGTTGAAGCAGCTGTCAGTAGTAATGCATACGTTATAATCGGCGGAGGGCATTTGAACATGTTTGCAGGAGAGATATCAGAGGAATCTTCCGGTAGAATTCATGTATCAAGTGGTGGAGGAGCTCTTCTGGAATTTCTATCAGGATCAGATCTTCCAGCTATAAGTGCGCTGGAGATCTCATATAAGAAGTTCTGGGAGAGTGAATCAAAATGA
- a CDS encoding type II glyceraldehyde-3-phosphate dehydrogenase: MIRVGVVGFGTIGKRVADAIARQDDMRLVGVFKTRPNYESYIALRRGYDLYIPREREKDFNERGIKFKGFLEDLLDNIDIAIDASPGGVGARNKELYQKHNIKAIFQGGEKASVAETSFNALASYTKALGRRFIRVVSCNTTALVRIIWSLSQIGSIESVRAVIMRRGSDPKEIERGPLNSLVLDPPSIPSHHAYDVKSVIGDLDIVTIAVASPTTLMHLHTLLIRFKTPVSREDVLRAILETPRILLVSSRNSDIRSTAEIVEFSRDLGRSRYDVYENIVWEDTIHIDGGGRELMLVQAVHQEAIVIPENIDGVRAVAELERDPMKSIEKTDKNLGVMRGRWL, from the coding sequence ATGATCAGGGTTGGAGTAGTGGGTTTTGGAACAATCGGCAAGAGAGTTGCAGACGCCATAGCCAGACAAGATGACATGAGACTAGTAGGAGTATTTAAAACAAGACCAAACTATGAAAGCTATATAGCTCTGAGAAGAGGTTATGATCTCTATATACCTAGAGAGAGGGAGAAGGATTTCAATGAGAGAGGAATAAAGTTCAAAGGTTTTCTCGAAGATCTTCTAGATAACATAGATATAGCCATAGACGCATCACCAGGCGGTGTTGGAGCTAGAAATAAAGAACTCTATCAAAAGCATAACATCAAAGCCATCTTTCAAGGTGGTGAGAAAGCTTCAGTAGCTGAGACTAGTTTCAACGCTCTTGCTAGCTATACTAAGGCTCTTGGCAGGAGATTTATAAGAGTTGTCAGCTGTAATACGACAGCTCTCGTGAGAATTATATGGAGTCTCTCACAGATAGGTAGTATTGAGAGTGTGAGAGCTGTGATCATGAGAAGAGGATCTGATCCTAAGGAGATAGAGAGAGGTCCTTTAAATAGTCTCGTACTAGATCCTCCTTCTATCCCGAGTCATCATGCATATGATGTGAAAAGCGTGATCGGAGATCTAGATATTGTAACCATTGCTGTAGCATCTCCAACAACTCTAATGCATCTCCACACCCTCCTGATCAGGTTTAAGACACCTGTATCAAGAGAAGATGTGCTGAGAGCGATTCTTGAAACACCTCGGATTCTCTTGGTAAGCTCCAGAAATTCTGATATAAGATCGACTGCTGAGATAGTGGAGTTCTCAAGAGATCTTGGGAGAAGCAGATATGATGTTTATGAGAATATAGTGTGGGAAGATACTATACATATTGATGGTGGAGGTAGAGAGCTTATGCTGGTTCAAGCAGTACATCAAGAAGCTATTGTTATACCTGAGAATATTGATGGAGTAAGAGCTGTAGCAGAGCTAGAGAGAGATCCCATGAAGAGTATTGAGAAAACAGATAAAAACTTGGGGGTGATGAGGGGAAGATGGCTGTAG
- a CDS encoding translation initiation factor aIF-1A encodes MSKKEEKSRELLLPSEGQIICVVSEIVGADWIKMVCADGSEKMGRIPGKFRRKIWIAPGDLVLAAPWDYQKNKADVIYRYEKDEKKKLIEMGYISKEIVDLVS; translated from the coding sequence GTGAGTAAAAAAGAAGAGAAATCTAGAGAGCTTCTCCTACCTTCGGAGGGTCAGATAATATGCGTTGTATCCGAGATTGTAGGAGCTGACTGGATTAAGATGGTGTGTGCTGATGGTAGTGAAAAGATGGGTAGAATACCGGGTAAGTTTAGGAGAAAGATCTGGATAGCCCCAGGAGATCTTGTTCTAGCAGCTCCTTGGGATTATCAGAAGAATAAAGCTGACGTCATATATAGATATGAGAAAGATGAGAAGAAGAAGCTTATTGAGATGGGTTATATATCGAAGGAAATAGTTGATCTAGTATCCTAA
- a CDS encoding flavodoxin family protein: protein MAERLEKLRISIIYSSPRSYGSSRKISELLAELLRGEDFEVRTFNTYEMRIEPCMGCVSDNVELCRFPCVINDDARSIYEYLDKSHGLIIVSPIYWYNIPGPLKNLIDRLTVMENSIFTEGRSRLEGKVFGAVVIGNDVGSIAVIQNLMAIANSMGMIIPPWALAYYTGEDDPLKDEKFLLDLGNLARSTAMMIRILVKTNGDKALWYDASKDFREMIRREALEISRRIESSERNKIASRINMIKEMYLKTLQAREIKR from the coding sequence TTGGCTGAAAGACTTGAGAAGCTAAGGATTTCAATAATCTATTCATCACCTAGATCCTATGGAAGTAGTAGGAAGATTTCAGAGTTATTAGCAGAACTTCTCAGAGGAGAGGATTTTGAGGTGAGAACTTTCAATACATATGAAATGAGAATCGAGCCATGTATGGGGTGTGTGTCTGATAATGTAGAACTCTGCAGATTCCCATGTGTTATTAATGATGATGCGAGATCTATATATGAGTATCTCGACAAGAGTCATGGTCTTATAATAGTTTCTCCAATATACTGGTATAATATTCCAGGACCTCTCAAGAATCTGATAGATCGTCTTACAGTGATGGAGAACTCTATATTCACAGAGGGTAGGAGCAGGCTTGAGGGTAAGGTCTTCGGAGCAGTTGTCATAGGTAATGATGTTGGATCTATAGCAGTGATACAGAATCTAATGGCTATAGCAAATAGCATGGGTATGATAATACCTCCTTGGGCTCTCGCATACTATACAGGTGAAGATGACCCTCTTAAAGACGAGAAGTTTTTACTAGATCTGGGAAATCTAGCTAGGTCTACTGCTATGATGATCAGAATCCTTGTAAAAACCAATGGAGATAAGGCTCTCTGGTATGATGCTTCAAAAGATTTTAGAGAGATGATCAGAAGAGAAGCTCTAGAGATCAGCAGAAGAATAGAATCTAGTGAGAGAAATAAGATCGCGTCTAGGATCAACATGATCAAAGAGATGTACTTGAAAACTCTTCAAGCCAGAGAAATAAAGAGATAG